A region from the Candidatus Thorarchaeota archaeon genome encodes:
- a CDS encoding valine--tRNA ligase produces MGKFKPALTSKRWKPTSEEELIDIWSREKTHAFNPDSGKTIYSVDTPPPYLSGNVHLGQMLHYTQIDIIARYRRMQGLEVNFPLGVDRNGLPVELRVEKEFGMSMHTTPRDEFVAKCREQLDKYQEEVVDAFKRFGIGFNTYDPEGSYQTDSPEYRAITQATFIDLWKRGLIYTDYRPNNWCYECGTTIADAEVEYTERPSTLNYLYFEVEGLKPLEIATTRPELLCACGAVFIHPDDKRYSDYVGKTAKVPLFNLEVPILESATAQMDFGTGALMVCSYGDMADVMAFRDFALKPIAAISPDGTMTEAAGPYAGMPVRDARKKIIDDLKANGLLYKQEPTVQRVPLCWRSNTPIEFIAMDEYYLKQTEFVEELRKIALDTTFFPPFHRQILLDWINRVSVDWPISRRRYYGTELPIWYCNACGAALVPENDEIRYYQPWREDPPFNKCPKCGASEGFRGEDRTFDTWMDSSISALYITGYLRDDDLFNKAFGNIIRPQGKEIVRTWLYYSLLRIYQLLNKPAFKEVWVSGHVVDENGIKMSKSKGNSPPPGPIIAKYGADAMRLFGVLEAGLGSDIRFSEERLSGVARFMTKLWNIARFVSMFPIPEDIDFKDLTPVDQWILAETNKMVETILPDCETLDFHGPAKAVRSFTWSFFADHVLEMLKGRCFNSEEKFGEAEQKSGWFVLHETLRTILRALAPITPFITDKIYRELYNEHGIHREPYPSVNKSWVSDLTAHTNLLLQVNGAFWKYKREAGISLRQGLPEAYVPKALQPWAKDLQAMHGIEEIRFGSPKKKSGLVEVALEEADGSVFVRPPEITDDA; encoded by the coding sequence TTGGGTAAGTTCAAACCAGCACTCACCTCAAAGAGATGGAAACCTACATCTGAAGAGGAACTCATCGATATTTGGTCGAGAGAAAAAACACACGCATTTAACCCTGATTCCGGTAAGACGATTTACAGTGTGGATACGCCTCCCCCGTATCTCTCAGGCAATGTGCATCTCGGTCAGATGTTGCACTATACGCAGATTGACATCATCGCACGGTACCGCCGAATGCAGGGTCTAGAGGTGAATTTTCCGCTTGGTGTTGATCGAAATGGCTTGCCCGTCGAACTCAGGGTTGAGAAAGAATTCGGAATGAGTATGCATACAACGCCTCGTGACGAGTTTGTTGCCAAATGTAGAGAGCAGCTTGATAAATATCAAGAAGAGGTCGTTGATGCCTTCAAGCGTTTTGGTATAGGGTTCAATACGTATGATCCTGAAGGTAGTTACCAGACTGACAGTCCGGAATATAGGGCTATCACTCAAGCAACCTTTATTGATCTCTGGAAACGTGGTCTGATCTATACCGACTACAGGCCAAATAATTGGTGTTATGAGTGTGGGACAACTATTGCAGATGCAGAAGTTGAATATACTGAACGCCCCAGTACACTCAACTACCTCTATTTTGAGGTAGAGGGTCTCAAACCCTTAGAGATTGCAACCACGCGCCCTGAACTGCTCTGTGCATGTGGTGCTGTATTCATTCATCCTGATGATAAACGATACAGCGATTATGTTGGGAAAACAGCAAAGGTGCCTCTGTTCAACCTTGAAGTGCCTATACTCGAGAGTGCGACTGCTCAGATGGACTTTGGAACTGGTGCTCTGATGGTCTGCAGCTATGGTGATATGGCTGATGTCATGGCCTTCAGGGACTTTGCACTAAAACCCATAGCGGCCATCTCCCCAGATGGTACTATGACTGAGGCTGCAGGACCCTATGCGGGAATGCCCGTTCGTGATGCACGCAAGAAGATAATCGATGATCTCAAGGCAAATGGCCTCCTCTACAAGCAGGAACCAACTGTCCAACGAGTGCCTCTCTGCTGGAGAAGTAATACTCCTATCGAGTTTATTGCGATGGATGAATACTATCTGAAGCAGACAGAGTTTGTTGAAGAGTTGCGTAAGATTGCCTTAGACACGACCTTCTTCCCCCCATTCCATCGCCAGATTCTACTTGACTGGATCAATCGAGTTTCAGTAGACTGGCCGATTAGTAGGCGTCGCTACTACGGCACGGAGCTTCCTATTTGGTATTGCAACGCCTGTGGCGCGGCATTGGTTCCCGAGAACGATGAGATTCGATATTATCAGCCTTGGCGGGAGGACCCACCCTTCAACAAGTGTCCCAAGTGTGGGGCTTCTGAGGGATTCCGGGGGGAGGATCGAACCTTCGATACTTGGATGGACTCGTCAATCAGTGCATTATACATCACTGGCTATCTACGTGATGATGATCTCTTCAACAAGGCCTTTGGTAATATCATTCGACCACAGGGTAAGGAGATTGTGCGTACTTGGCTCTACTACTCGCTCCTTCGCATCTATCAGCTTCTCAATAAGCCTGCCTTCAAGGAGGTCTGGGTATCAGGACATGTAGTTGATGAGAATGGCATAAAGATGTCTAAATCAAAGGGCAATTCCCCGCCTCCCGGTCCCATTATTGCGAAGTATGGTGCTGATGCAATGCGACTCTTTGGCGTTCTCGAGGCGGGACTCGGTAGTGATATTCGCTTCTCAGAAGAACGGCTTAGTGGTGTTGCCCGATTTATGACAAAGCTTTGGAACATCGCTAGGTTCGTTTCTATGTTCCCGATTCCCGAGGATATTGACTTCAAAGACCTGACCCCGGTCGATCAGTGGATTCTTGCAGAGACAAATAAGATGGTCGAGACGATTCTCCCTGACTGTGAGACGTTGGATTTTCATGGCCCTGCAAAAGCAGTTCGTAGTTTCACTTGGAGCTTTTTTGCGGATCATGTGCTGGAGATGCTCAAGGGTCGGTGTTTCAATAGCGAGGAGAAATTTGGCGAGGCCGAACAGAAGTCCGGCTGGTTTGTCCTTCATGAGACATTACGTACAATTCTCCGGGCTCTGGCACCGATCACTCCATTCATCACTGACAAAATCTACCGTGAATTATACAATGAGCATGGTATACATCGAGAGCCATACCCCTCTGTCAATAAATCGTGGGTCTCCGATTTGACAGCACATACGAACTTGCTTCTTCAAGTGAATGGTGCTTTCTGGAAATACAAGCGAGAGGCAGGTATCTCGCTGCGTCAAGGGCTCCCGGAGGCGTATGTACCTAAGGCCCTCCAACCGTGGGCCAAGGACCTTCAAGCCATGCACGGAATTGAAGAGATTCGATTTGGCTCACCCAAGAAAAAGAGTGGTCTGGTCGAAGTGGCTCTTGAAGAGGCAGATGGGTCTGTCTTTGTGAGACCTCCTGAGATCACCGATGACGCCTAG
- a CDS encoding OsmC family protein, translated as MENETKEFNVRTKWIEGPRGEVIVDGMQSIQTGMPPKYHTPEHLLVAAVAVCLMNSFVYFTKKMHIKFVDFEVEGKGVLEKVGRSFEITRVYLSARVTIDDDQLRQKFERALELGAKYCFVANSLKATVEHEHEIVVVQKGNH; from the coding sequence ATGGAGAATGAAACAAAAGAGTTCAATGTTCGAACCAAATGGATCGAGGGGCCGAGGGGGGAGGTGATTGTTGACGGTATGCAATCAATCCAGACAGGAATGCCTCCCAAGTATCACACACCAGAGCATCTCCTTGTGGCTGCTGTTGCCGTCTGCCTCATGAACTCATTCGTCTACTTCACAAAGAAGATGCACATTAAGTTCGTTGATTTTGAAGTGGAGGGAAAAGGAGTCCTTGAAAAAGTTGGAAGAAGTTTCGAGATCACAAGAGTCTATCTGAGTGCCAGAGTCACAATTGATGATGACCAATTGAGGCAAAAGTTTGAGCGAGCCCTTGAACTGGGAGCAAAGTATTGTTTTGTGGCAAATAGTCTCAAGGCCACTGTTGAACACGAACATGAGATCGTGGTGGTGCAAAAAGGCAATCATTGA
- a CDS encoding OsmC family protein yields MTEDSHDYEVRIDWTHDRIGDLIIEGKPTIQIATPPQFDGGVPGIISPEDLFVASAATCVMTTFVTFAQKLRFDYKAFSCKGIGRVERAEKGFLFTKIVLKATVVIESEDLRHKAERALELAGKYCLVSNSMKCEVEHENTVVVE; encoded by the coding sequence TTGACTGAAGACTCTCACGACTATGAAGTAAGGATCGACTGGACCCATGACAGGATCGGCGATCTCATCATCGAAGGAAAACCAACAATACAGATTGCCACACCACCACAGTTCGATGGTGGAGTACCCGGAATCATCTCACCTGAAGACCTCTTTGTAGCATCAGCAGCCACATGCGTTATGACGACTTTCGTCACTTTTGCCCAAAAATTGAGGTTCGACTACAAGGCGTTCTCCTGTAAGGGGATTGGCCGAGTAGAACGGGCCGAGAAAGGGTTTCTGTTCACTAAAATCGTGCTCAAGGCCACTGTTGTAATTGAGTCAGAGGATCTTAGACATAAGGCAGAGCGAGCCCTCGAACTTGCTGGGAAATACTGTCTTGTCTCCAATAGTATGAAGTGCGAAGTTGAGCACGAGAATACTGTTGTTGTCGAATAA